The Bombus vancouverensis nearcticus chromosome 12, iyBomVanc1_principal, whole genome shotgun sequence genome contains a region encoding:
- the LOC117154998 gene encoding uncharacterized protein LOC117154998: protein MAAATMNHVFDYENELNDNLYNLKMSGKSTATNGKRVRSVLKPILRLLKKKTNRGKYAKDQKAVPQVEIFTEEVDNQNNANEALERRLLAELQDAEEGAAITVCLDGQMTVVPVVPGQCYVPVHFAHTHAGDFYWTTLSMADSDLCYKERAFSQHQTPEMQVA from the coding sequence ATGGCCGCCGCCACAATGAACCACGTGTTCGACTACGAGAACGAGCTCAACGATAATCTCTACAACCTGAAGATGTCGGGCAAGAGCACGGCCACCAACGGCAAACGGGTCAGAAGCGTGTTGAAGCCCATTTTGAGATTGTTGAAGAAGAAGACGAACAGAGGGAAATACGCCAAAGACCAGAAGGCCGTGCCACAAGTGGAGATCTTCACCGAGGAGGTGGACAATCAGAATAATGCCAACGAAGCACTGGAGAGGCGACTGTTGGCGGAACTTCAAGACGCTGAGGAAGGAGCTGCCATCACTGTCTGCTTGGACGGACAGATGACAGTCGTACCGGTTGTACCTGGTCAGTGCTACGTGCCCGTTCATTTCGCGCACACCCACGCTGGCGACTTTTATTGGACGACCCTGAGCATGGCCGACAGTGACCTGTGCTACAAGGAACGCGCCTTCTCTCAACATCAAACACCTGAGATGCAGGTCGCGTGA